The Peribacillus sp. FSL E2-0218 genome contains a region encoding:
- a CDS encoding 3' terminal RNA ribose 2'-O-methyltransferase Hen1 — MQLTIMATGDNVKAISYLLSKNPNNLYERNHKGHLVRLFYSKCSETELEATIFVTPDPLELVKSDAHSYDITHYINDREFAVSSIFCSLIRSALGTALNGQPKEEYAEWVTHPFAFQFDFGPVVSALSDRQLCDLFEPIGYEVKITRPEIQYSFDMKDKSSARFISLKGLKTLQEGLRHLFVLIPVIDDYKHYYIDEKEIEKLERYGEGWLENHPMRDFIYRQSLRFKEVYSIVENKKPEKKQAEKESKVRLNDLRYERIVDTVSEMNARSVVDFGSGEGKLSVRLGFVKGIKEILAVEPSQSASLKALERFDKVKDKEKFVVPETLWGSLFYYDERLKDKDVIILCEVIEHIDEHRLPKVMDTILHDYQPKALILTTPNREYNEVYDMEDVLRHTDHRFEWTRAEFQQWCAARNHRGYYDLRFEGIGDDHVTQGCPTQMCVFERKVDE; from the coding sequence ATCTCTTACTTATTGTCGAAGAACCCGAATAACCTCTATGAAAGAAATCATAAAGGGCATTTAGTGCGCCTTTTTTATAGTAAGTGCTCGGAAACGGAATTGGAGGCGACCATCTTTGTTACCCCCGACCCTCTGGAATTAGTGAAAAGCGATGCTCATTCGTATGATATCACCCACTACATAAATGATCGCGAATTTGCGGTTAGCAGCATTTTTTGCTCATTGATCAGGTCTGCATTGGGGACAGCATTGAATGGACAGCCGAAGGAGGAATACGCAGAGTGGGTGACACATCCGTTTGCGTTCCAGTTCGACTTCGGTCCGGTCGTTTCTGCTCTTTCGGACCGGCAATTATGTGATCTATTCGAGCCGATTGGCTATGAAGTGAAAATTACGCGTCCCGAAATCCAATATTCCTTCGATATGAAGGATAAGAGTTCGGCAAGGTTTATTTCCTTGAAGGGCCTGAAGACGTTACAGGAAGGGTTGAGGCATTTGTTTGTCTTGATTCCGGTCATCGACGATTATAAGCATTATTACATTGACGAAAAGGAAATTGAAAAACTTGAAAGATATGGCGAAGGCTGGCTAGAGAATCATCCCATGCGCGATTTTATCTATCGCCAATCCCTTAGATTCAAGGAAGTATACAGCATTGTCGAGAACAAGAAACCTGAAAAGAAGCAAGCTGAAAAAGAAAGTAAGGTTCGGTTGAATGACCTTCGCTATGAAAGAATCGTGGATACGGTAAGTGAAATGAATGCAAGAAGCGTGGTCGATTTCGGGTCAGGCGAAGGAAAGCTTTCCGTACGGCTCGGGTTTGTCAAGGGGATCAAAGAAATCCTGGCCGTCGAGCCATCCCAATCCGCATCTCTCAAAGCATTAGAGCGATTCGATAAAGTGAAGGATAAAGAAAAATTCGTCGTGCCCGAGACACTATGGGGCTCACTTTTTTATTATGATGAAAGATTGAAGGACAAGGATGTCATCATTTTATGCGAGGTCATCGAGCATATCGACGAGCACCGCCTTCCTAAGGTGATGGATACGATCTTGCACGATTATCAGCCGAAAGCCCTGATCCTTACAACGCCAAACCGGGAATATAATGAGGTATACGATATGGAGGACGTTCTTCGACATACGGATCATCGTTTCGAGTGGACAAGGGCGGAATTTCAGCAATGGTGTGCAGCGCGGAATCATCGCGGCTACTACGACCTTCGCTTCGAAGGAATTGGTGATGATCATGTCACACAAGGCTGTCCGACTCAAATGTGCGTTTTTGAAAGGAAGG